The following proteins come from a genomic window of Sesamum indicum cultivar Zhongzhi No. 13 linkage group LG10, S_indicum_v1.0, whole genome shotgun sequence:
- the LOC105172347 gene encoding long chain acyl-CoA synthetase 6, peroxisomal-like: protein MESRAERRLRLIQAHLIPDADDSSSRVSANLTAGEYFHGERYSVVLPEKLQTGKWNVYRSARSPMKLVNRYPEHPEIGTLHDNFVHALENFRDYKYLGTRIRIDGTVGEYKWMTYGEAGTARSAIGSGLRHHGLQSGACVGLYFINRPEWMIVDHACSAYSYISVPLYDTLGPDAVKYIVNHADVQAIFCVPSTLNTLLTFLSEIPSVRVIVVVGGIDEHLPSLPSTSGVKLLSYTRLLSQGRSNMLPFCPPKPEDIATICYTSGTTGTPKGVVLSHGNLIASIAGMTLAVKFYSSDIYISYLPLAHIYERANQIIAAYYGVAVGFYQGDNMKLMDDLAALRPTIFSSVPRLYNRIYAGITNAVKTSGVLKERLFNAAYNSKKQAVLSGRKPSPMWDRLVFNKIKDKLGGRVRYMTSGASPLSPDVMEFLRVCFGCDVIEGYGMTETSCVISSMDEGDYLTGHVGSPNPACEIKLVDVPEMNYTSEDRPHPRGEICVRGPIVFQGYFKDEVQTREVIDSEGWLHTGDIGLWLPGGRLKIIDRKKNIFKLAQGEYIAPEKIENVYAKCKFVAQCFVYGDSLNSCLVAVVCVEPDALREWAASEGIEYEDLGKLCADPRARAAVLAEMDAIGKEAQLRGFEFAKSVTLVPEPFTVENGLLTPTFKIKRPQAKAYFAQAISSMYTELSTSDPTPQKML, encoded by the exons GTGAAAGATATAGTGTAGTTCTCCCTGAGAAACTGCAAACAGGAAAATGGAATGTGTACAG ATCAGCACGTTCTCCTATGAAGCTTGTCAACAGATATCCAGAGCATCCAGAGATTGGCACATTGCATGATAATTTTGT ACATGCATTAGAAAACTTCCGAGATTACAAGTACTTGGGTACGCGTATACGGATAGATGGGACTGTTGGAGA ATACAAATGGATGACGTATGGAGAGGCAGGAACAGCTCGGTCAGCAATAGGTTCAGGACTTCGCCATCATGGATTACAATCA GGAGCTTGTGTTGGACTTTATTTTATCAACAGACCAGAATGGATGATCGTGGATCATGCTTGCTCAGCATATTCGTACATATCAGTCCCTTTATACGATACCCTTG GTCCTGATGCTGTTAAGTATATTGTGAATCATGCTGATGTACAGGCCATTTTTTGTGTGCCAAGTACCTTGAACACT CTACTAACCTTCCTGTCCGAGATTCCTTCTGTACGTGTAATAGTG gtAGTGGGAGGGATAGACGAACATCTCCCATCTCTACCGTCTACTTCGGGAGTCAAGCTTTTATCATACACGAGGTTACTTAGTCAG gGTCGCAGTAATATGCTCCCATTTTGCCCTCCCAAACCTGAAGATATAGCCACTATATGCTATACAAGTGGTACTACTGGGACACCGAAG GGAGTTGTATTATCACATGGAAACTTGATAGCAAGTATCGCTGGCATGACCCTTGCAGTCAAATTTTATTCCTCAGACAT TTACATTTCCTATCTTCCCCTGGCACACATCTATGAACGGGCTAATCAAATTATTGCCGCATACTATGGTGTTGCTGTTGGTTTCTACCAGGGG GATAACATGAAATTGATGGATGACTTAGCTGCTCTGAGACCGACAATCTTTTCCAGTGTTCCTCGTCTATATAACAGAATATATGCTGG GATAACTAATGCCGTAAAAACTTCTGGTGTTCTTAAGGAGAGGTTATTTAATGCAGCCTACAATTCCAAGAAGCAAGCTGTTTTAAGTG GTCGAAAACCATCGCCAATGTGGGATAGGTTggttttcaataaaataaaggacAAACTTGGAGGCCGAGTTCGTTACATGACTTCAGGTGCTTCACCATTGTCTCCTGATGTGATGGAGTTTTTGAGGGT GTGTTTTGGCTGTGATGTTATTGAAGGTTATGGTATGACAGAGACTTCTTGCGTCATTAGTTCTATGGATGAGGGTGACTACTTAACTGGTCATGTTGGTTCTCCCAATCCTGCATGTG AAATAAAGCTTGTTGACGTCCCTGAGATGAATTACACTTCAGAGGATCGACCTCATCCTCGTGGGGAGATCTGTGTCAGAGGACCCATCGTTTTCCAAGGCTATTTCAAAGATGAAGTCCAGAC GCGAGAAGTAATAGATAGTGAAGGATGGTTGCACACAGGAGATATTGGGTTATGGCTACCTGGAGGCCGCCTGAAAATTATTGATAG GAAAAAGAACATTTTTAAGTTGGCCCAGGGTGAATACATAGCACCagagaaaattgagaatgtCTATGCAAAGTGTAAATTTGTTGCACAGTGCTTTGTGTATG GTGATAGCTTGAATTCATGTTTAGTTGCCGTAGTCTGTGTGGAGCCAGATGCATTAAGGGAGTGGGCAGCCTCAGAAGGTATCGAG TATGAAGATTTGGGAAAACTGTGTGCTGATCCAAGAGCCAGGGCTGCTGTTCTTGCTGAGATGGATGCTATTGGAAAGGAAGCTCAG TTGAGAGGTTTCGAATTTGCTAAATCTGTAACATTGGTGCCTGAGCCGTTCACCGTGGAGAATGGTCTGTTAACTCCAACATTTAAG ATCAAGAGGCCTCAAGCAAAGGCCTATTTTGCCCAAGCAATATCCAGTATGTACACTGAGCTTTCAACTTCTGATCCCACGCCACAAAAGATGTTGTGA